GCGCCCGACGGCCGGCATCTCTACGTGTCAAGTGTTAAGAAGAATACGATTTCAGCTTTGGCCATTGATCAAGCCGTGGGCGGCTTACTGCCTGTACAAACTTTGCACGATACTCTTAACCAAAACGTGTATTTGGAATGGGGCGGCACGATGGCTTTTTCACCGGACGGTTTACACCTCTATTTCAACGATGGAACCAATCTGCGTGTTTACCAACGTGATCCCCTCACCGGCACAATTTCTCCCGTTCAAAAACTCCCGGGACAGGAATACGGCCTGCACGAGCTGATTTCCCTGGCCGTTTCGCCTGACGGGCGGCACTTGTACTGGAACAATTTCACCAACGGCCGGCCGCAAGTGATTGCAACGTTCGAACGAAACACCCAAACCGGCGAGCTATCTTTTGGCAGCAAAGTGACGCTCAACGGCGAGTATACGTATCCTTGGGGCGCCATGGCCATCAAGGTCGCACCGGACGGCAGGCATGTTTATGCCACGACCGGTGATTTTGAAGCGGATTACGACGGCGAACCGCGGATTCTGATATTCAACCGTGACGCGATCACGGGAGAACTGACTTCTCAACAGAGCGTGCTCATCACCGGCTGGAGTGAAACGCGGGGTTTGGAGATTTCCTCCGATGGGCTCAAAGTATATGCCCTGGTCAGTGGCGAAGGCTATGGCGCGGGCTTGCTGGCGTTTTTCGATCGTGATGCCGCCACCGGAGAACTGACGTTGCGAGAACGTTTCCAAAGTTGGAAGGAGGGTGTGTATGGCATGTTCTCACCGAGAGACTTGTCGCTCTCGCCCGACGGCCGCTTTATCTATATTGCGGACGTGAACGGCGTCGCCACCTTTGCCACCGGCCGCAGTAATACAACGAGTGTCACAGAGAATCATATAAGTCGGACCTTCCCGGCGGCATATTCTCTCTCACAAAACTATCCCAATCCCTTTAATCCCTCCACCACCATTGGTTTTGACCTGCCCCAAGCCGGAAGAGTCAAGCTCGCCGTTTACAATCTTCGTGGCGAGCTGGTGAGCTTGTTGGCTAATGGAAATTTTGCTACCGGCTCTCATCGCGTTAAGTTCGACGCCAGCGGGCTGGCTTCCGGAGTTTATTTTTATCGCCTGGAGGGTGAAGGCTTTGTGGCGACGCGTAAGCTGGCGCTGGTGCGGTGATATCCAATTCTCTAACTCAACTCCCCCCCATACTGACAACACCTTCGTCGCCGCCACCAACCCGGCGGTTTCCGCACGCAAGCGCAGTACGTACAAAACAACACCGACAATTCCATGACCGAACAATTTCTCAATCGCGTGACTGGCAGGGTGGAGAGCTGGGCTGAAAAAGTTCGCTGCCATCTCATTTTAGGCATCTGTTTTTTGATCACGTCCACCTCGGCTTTCAGCCAGCCTGCCGGCTTCGTCTCCTATATCGCTGATACTCACCTCGGTTACAGCATTACGTGCTCACCTGACGGTAAAAACGTTTATGCTGGCGGCGCTTTCACGCTAGTGGCCTTCGCGCACAACGCAGATCACTCCCTCACTACTCTGCAGGTACTCAATAATGATGTTGCAGACATTCGGGGAATTCACAATATCATAGATCTCGCCGTCACGCCGGATGGCCGCTTCTTATACGCCGTAGAAATCATCAATCAATCTTTGCTCCTGTTTTCGCGCGACACCTCCACGGGCGAAATCACATTGGTTGAATCCTTTCGGGACAGCGCCTTTACCAGCTTTTATCAAACGATTCCGTTCGTGGAATACAACTACGAGCTTTTGATCTCTGCTGACGGCTCACATCTCTACTGGCTCTACAGCCCGGCGTCGAATTATTCTGACAATGTCATCGCTGTCTTCGCTCGGGACAAGCAAAGCGGCAGTATCAGAAAGATTCAGGCTTTGAAAAACGGGGATGCAAATCTAGGCGGATTCAAAGTACCCAGCTCACTAGCCATTTCACCAGATGGCCGATTCCTATACGGCGCCGGCTATAATGGATACAAAGTACTCGTGATGGCTCGTGACCAGTTGACCGGTCAAATCAGTTTCGAGAAAGTTTACGATACAGACTCGACACGAGTCGGCTCCTGGCTCGCAAGTACGATTCTTGTCTCGCCGGACGGTACCTCGGTGTATGCCACTAACTTCGGATCCAGCCGTCTTCTTGTATTCACCCGAAATACTGAAGATGGTAATCTCTCTCTCTTAGACAAAATAAGTCAGCCTGGCCCAAGAGCGATATTGATGTCAAATAGCGGTTCCCATGTCTACCTGGGTAGAAATGGAGACATTGCAGCGTTTACGAGAGAAACTGAATCGGGCCAGCTCAACTTGACACAAGTCATTGACGGCAGTTTTACGACAGCCGCAAGTCTAACACTTTGTCCGATTGATTTGTCGATTCTCCTTTCAAGTGAAAACGCAGTGACAATATTCGGAGTTGACTCAATTTTCGGAGAATTAACATTATCAAACAAGGTAAGCAACCATTTCGGCGGCACCGACCGTCTGCATGTCTCGCGCTCAGTTGAAGTCTCACCCGATGGCGAGTTCGTCTATGTTGGCGCTCAAGGCGACGATGCCGGCATCAATATCTTTGGCCGTAATAGCCACGATGGCCGGCTTACGCTCACGGAGTTTTATCCTCTGCCCAACGCCCGGGTGATGGTGATGTCGCCGGACGGCGAACATTTGTATGTGACCAAAAATGAAAAGACCCCATTTGAAGCCTTTGCGCGTGACCGCCGTACCGGTGGTTTGCGGCAACTGCCAACAATGCCCAACGATGGCTCCGGCGCTGGCCGGGATTTTTCCATGACGTTTACTCCCGATGGCTTGCATCTCTATGTTACAACCGACACCGAGTTGACCGTATATCGTCGCGACCCAGGCTCTGGTGTCTTGGAACGATTGCAAAAAATCAATGGTCGCGACTACAACTCTTACCGCATGCAAGCTCTGGCTGTTGCTCCAGACGGAGCACATGCATACTGGAGCGGTTCCCATCCCAATCCTGTTTATGATCACATCTCAATTTTCTCGCGCGATTCAAATACCGGGCAGATGATCTTTGCGGATGAGCTCAATCTCGATCCCTTGAGCGCTGCCACCGCCATGCACGTTTCACCCGACGGCCGCCATCTGTACGCCGCCACCATCGATCGCGACGCTGATTTTGACGGCGAACCGGTGATTAGCGTCTTTGAACGAGACCGCATCTCTGGCGTACTCCGGCCCATTCAAAACCTGACGCTTCCCGGCTGGTGTGAGATTCGTGATTTGACGTTTACCCCCGACGGGCAGATTCTCTATGCGCTGGCAACGTGCACCGGCTACAGCTCGGGCATGGTGGCTTTCCTTGAACGCGATTCAACCAGTGGCCGCCTTTCGCTCAAAGAGCAATTCGAAAGCTGGACGAATGGCGTGTATGGCATGTTCGACCCTTTTGAGCTCGCGCTTGCTCCTGACCAGACGCATCTTTACGTTGCCGACCTCGGCGGCGTCGCTACTTTCGCCACCGGCCGCAGCAACACGACAGCGGTAGCAGGAAACCCCGTTGATCAAGCTCTTCCAACCACACCTTCCCTCTCACAAAATTATCCCAACCCCTTCAATCCGGTAACCGTGATCACGCTTGATCTCCCCAAGGCAACTCACGTGGCTCTGATCATTTATGACGTGCTGGGGCGTCGCGTGCGGACGCTCATCGATGAGCCAATGGAAGCCGGCTATCATGCCAGAATTTGGGACGGTCACAATCATCAAGGTGTTTCGGTAGCTTCCGGAGTGTACTTCTACCGGTTGCATACTCCCGAGTTCGATAAGGTTCGAAAGATGTTGGTTGTAAGATGAAATCGTATCGGATGGGGCGAAGTCAGGCTTTACTGGCGAGACGCTGCAAAGCCCGATTGGCGGCTCTACGGGATCAGAGATACTTGATTGATCTTTCTTCGGGATGAGTCGAGTGACGGTATAATATCCGGCGCTCATCTTACTAGATTTTGATATTCAATTAACCCGAATAAGACAATGCTTATGCGTCAGGATGATTTCAACCGTCAACCAATTTGTCGACAGGTCGATCGTGTTCGAGCTTCTGTCATCGCTTCAATGCTGCTATTCTACTCATTCAATTACGCACAGGAAACCGGCTTTGTCTCCTTTGTTTCCGATACCGATCTGGATAACGCCATCATCTGCTCGGCCGATGGCAGGAATGTCTACGCCGGCGGCATCAACACGATTGCAGTTTTTCAACGCCGTGATGGTGTTGATACCCTCGAGGTCGTTCAGGTTCTCAACAATGATCACGAGGGTGTGCGCGACGTTTACAATGTTACGGATCTCGCCCTGGCACCCGATGGTCGCTATTTGTACGGTGTCTGTCAGAACCAGCAAACTTTGCTGCTCTTTGCCAGAGATACGTCCACGGGCAACATCACACTCAAACAAGTGATTCACGATAGTGCCTTTGGCCGGCAGCGTGGCACTCGGCCCTTTGTGGAGCGCAATCACAAGCTTTTGATGTCACCCGAGGGCCGGCACCTTTATTGGTTTTACAGCGGCGTTGGCCTTGTGGCAGCCTTTGCTCGCGACATTGAAAGCGGCGAAATCACGAAAGTTCAGGTCTTGAAAAATGGCGCGCCCGAGTTGGGCGGCTTCAATGTTCCAGCGTGGATCGCGATTTCGCCGGATGGAAAACATCTCTACGGTGGAGGGAAGAACGGGACCAAGATTGTCATTCTTGGTCGCAGCTTGAATACTGGAAGAATTGATTATCAAAACCTCTATGACACAGGGCCAACTCCCGATGGGAGGTGGGAACGTGGTGGCATAACCGCTTCTCCTGGTGGCGAAATTATCTATGTTATCAATTTGTTTGCTGGCAAGCTATTCGTTTTTGCTCGTGGTGAGGCAGATGGTGAGCTACAAGTTCGACAGACGATCAACCATAATAGCCTGAAAAACTTAGTCACCTCTCCAGACGGTTCGCAGATTTATTTTCTCCATTACAATAACGCCAGCTATTTCGCCTTGTACCAAATTGATGACAGCACTGGTCAGCTTACGGTAGTGGATGATCATCTGCTCAAGATCGATTACTACACTTCCGACCAACCCTCGCGCATTTGCATGTCGCCCAATGGAGATGCCATATATATGATTGATGGCCGCAGCCGGCATTCGATATTTAAAAGGGATGTCTCCACAGGAGCACTGTCGCTGGCCCAACAATTCAAAAATAATATTGGCGGCACCGACCGGTTGCGTGGCTCACGCTCCATCGAAGTCTCGCCGGATGGCCGCTTTCTCTATGTTGGTACACGCTTCGAAGACGCGGGCATCAGCACCTTCTCCCGACAACAGGCGAAGGGCGCTCTTGCGCTCGTGCGAAGTGATTCGCTCGCGAGCCTCAACGCGATGGTCATGGCGCCCGACGGCCGGCATCTCTACGTTTCGAGCTTCGAGAAGGGCACCCTGACAACTTTTGCAATCGATCCCGCCAGCGGCGACTTGCAGCTTGTTCAAACCCGGCATGACTCTCTCGTCGTCCCAACATATCTGGAATGGGGTGGCGCCATGGTCTTTTCCCCTGAGGGATCGCATCTTTATCTCAATGACAAAATGTTCCTGCGGGTTTACCAGCGAAATCCCCAGACCGGCGAGCTCGCCCTCGTGCAAAAGCTCGACGGCCGGCCGCATGGCTTGTTTGAAATCGTCTCGATGGCGCTCTCCCCGGAAGGCAGGAACTTTTATTGCAACCACGTCGGCAACGATCTGTTGCAGAAGATTGCCACGTTCGAACGGAACACTCAAACCGGGGAGCTTTCCTTTCGCAGCAGGCTCATGATAAGAAATGTTTCCGACTGGGCCGGTATGGCCATCAAAGTCTCGCCGGAGGGCCGGCATGTTTACGCAACGACCGCCGATTCGGACGCCGATGCCGACGGCGAACCAGCCATTGCGATTCTAAAGCGGGATGCGCTGTCGGGGGAGCTGGGGTTCGCGCATCGGCTCGATTTCCACGGCTGGGGAGAGGTGCGCGATTTGGAGATTTCCGCCGATGGCTTGGCAGTCTATGCGCTCGTCGGCGGTATCGGCTACGGTGCGAGCATGTTAGCCTTTTTCGATCGCGACAGCGTCAGTGGTCAGTTGATGCAGCGTGAAAGTTTCCAGAGCTGGAAGGATGACGTCTACGGCATGTTTGACCCGGCAGACTTGGAGCTTTCACCGGATGGCCGCTTTCTTTACGTTGCCGACCTCGGCGGCGTCGCCACTTTCGCCACCGGCCGCAGCAACCCGATGGCGGTAGCAGGAAACCCCGTTGATCATACTCTTCCAACCACACCTTCCCTGTATCAAAACTATCCCAACCCCTTCAATCCTTCCACGACGATTCGATTCGATCTGTCTCGCGCGGGGAAAATCAAGCTTGCGGTCTACAATCTGTCCGGTGAGTTGGTACGCTTGTTGGCCAATGGGGACTTTGCTGCCGGCGCACATCGTGTCGAGTTCAATGCCAGCAGTCTCGCTTCCGGGATTTATTTTTATCGTTTGGAGAGTGAAGGTTTTGCGGCGACGCGCAAGCTGGCCGTTATTCGATAGCGCGAGATTTGATTTGACTGCGGCCATCTCTTTGGTTATATTGCGACGCTCGCTTGATTATGGCGGGCGTTTTTTTTTGGTGTTCTTGCGCAAACAATGGCCTGTGCAATGTTGCCAATTTTGAAACCATTGGATTTACCATGAGAATTGCCGCAGCGGAATTCATTATCAGCGCGGCGCAGCGCGCGCAATTTCCCAAAGATGATTTGCCCCAGATCGCTTTTTGCGGCCGCTCGAATGTGGGAAAATCGAGCCTCATCAATTGCCTGGTGGGGCGCAAGAATCTCGCGCGCACCAGCAGCACGCCTGGCAAAACGCGCCAACTCAATTTCTATCGTCTCACGCAAACCGGCGAATTCCATCGCTCTTTTTATTTTGTCGATTTGCCCGGTTATGGCTATGCCAAGGTCTCGCAAACCGAGCGCGAAGCATGGCGCCGTTTGATCGAAGGTTATTTCGAACAGGTTCGCACTCTGCGCGCTGCCATTGCGATTATCGACAGCCGCCATGGCGCGCTGGAAAGCGACCTTGAGCTGCTGCTCTGGTTCGTTTCTTTGAAACTGCCCGTCATTGTCGTTGCAACTAAAACCGACAAGCTCTCGAATAATCAGCGTGCCAACAGGCGCCGCGAGATCGTTTCCAGCCTCGCGCATCTGCAAATTGCGCACGTGTTGATGTTTTCGGCGCAAACGGATTTCGGCCGCAAGGAGTTGTGGCAGACGATCAACCAATGTTTGTAGCGCGCCTGATTTCCCGGCCTGCCACGGCCGGGCGTTCCGGCAAAACACGATGATGGCAGATTAATGAAGATGGCAACGGCCAACGCGTTGCCGAAATAATTAATAAACGTCGACCTTATGCGCTCTCGTCTTTTTACGCCCGGCCCCACGCAAATTCCGGAGGCCGTTCGCCTTGCTGCCGGCGCGATGTTTCCCTATCATCGCGGTCCGGCCTTCAAAGAAATTTTTCAAGAGCTGCAGGCGAATTTGCAATACTTTTTTCAAACCCAGCAGGAAGTGGTTCTGCTCACTGCCTCCGGCACCGGCGGAATGGAAGCATGCGTTTGCAATTTGTTTAATCCCGGCGATAAAGTGATCGTCATCGAAGGCGGTAAGTTTGGCGAACGCTGGGCAGAATTGGGCCGCGCTTATGGCTTGAGTGTTATTTCGGCGATGCCAACCTGGGGCGATGCGCTGGATCTCGAGGTATTCGAGGGCGTGGTAAAGGCGACGAACGGTTTAACCGGCGTGTTTTGCACCCATAGCGAGACCTCGACGGGAGGCTTCACGGATGTCAAACGTCTCGCTGAAATTGTGCATGCACATTCTGAGGCTCTGGTCGTTGTTGATGGCATAACTTCGGTTGGCGTGTTGCCGTTTTATTTTGATGCGTGGGGCATTGACGCGTGCGTATCCGGCTCTCAAAAAGGCGCAATGGCGCCGCCCGGCTTGGCGTTCGTGGCGCTTAGCCAACGGGCATGGCAAAAGCACAAACACAGCACGCAGCCGCGCTATTATTTTGATTTCACCGCCGCGCACAAAGCCGCACAAGAGCAGGGCACCGCCTGGACGCCGGCCATCACCACCGTCGTCAGCCTGGCAGAGTCCCTGCGCCGCATGCGCGCAAACGGCCTGGAGTCTTATTGGCAACATTATGCCCGTTTGGCTTCTGCAATGCGTGCCGGCATACAAGCGCTTGGCCTTGAAATTTTCCCGCAAGTTCCTTCGAACGCTTTGACCGCCGTGAAAGTCCCTAATGGCATAAATGGCAAAGCTTTCACGGGGTTGTTAAGGAGTAAATACGGCATCACCGTCGCCGGCGGCCAGGGGCAATTGAAGGGCAAAATTTTTCGGGTAACCCATATGGGCGATTATGATCATCTTGACATGATCGGCCTGATGGCTGCGATTGAAATGGCCCTGGCAGAGTTGGGCTGGCCGGTGGAGTGGGGGAGAGGCCTGGCAGCGATGCAACGCGCGTTTAACGAGCAACACGATAATGCTGTTTAGCACGAAATTTTTTGACGCAGCGAAACGGACTTTAGTGCGGATATTGTGGAATAGAATCATTCATGGCACGCATTCTTATTGCAGAAGATGATCGCAACACTCTTTCGGGCCTGGTTCAGATTCTCACACAAGAAGGCCACGAAGTTGCTGGCGTAGAAAGCGGCAAAAAGGCGTTGCGCAGCCTCGAGCGGGAAAATTTTGACATTCTGCTCACGGATTTGAAGATGGCTGAGATCGACGGCATGCAGCTCTATGAAAACAGCCGCGCCATCAATCCGGAAATGAAGACGATAGTGATGACGGCCTTCAGTTCGGTGAAGGACGCCGTCGAGGCCATGAAACGCGGCGTCTACGAGTACCTCACCAAACCTCTCAATCTCGACGAGTTATTCGTCATTCTCAAAAAAGCTGAAGAAGAGCAAAGATTGCGGCAAGAGAATGAAGAACTGCGTGATCGTTTGCAACAACAATATCGCTACGAAGGCATCATCGGCAAAAGTCCGGCGATGCAACAGGTTTTTCGCACAATCGCCAAAGTGGCAAAAAGCCAGGCCACCATCTTGATTCGCGGCGAAAGCGGCACCGGCAAAGAACTGGTTGCCCGCGCGATTCATTACAACAGTCCGCGCGCCGCCGGTCCGCTTATTGAAATCAGTTGCAGCGCATTCCCCGAAACACTGTTGGAAAGCGAACTGTTCGGTTACGAAAAAGGCGCGTTTACCGGCGCTGCTGCCCGAAAATTTGGGCGGGTTGAATTGGCGCATGCTGGAACGATCTTTTTGGACGAGATCGGCGATATTTCATCCAGCGTGCAAACGAAGCTGTTGCGTTTGTTGCAAGAGAAGGAGATCAGCCGTCTCGGCAGTACGGAATCGATTCATGTGGATGTGCGGGTCATTACCGCCACCAACCGCGATTTGGAGCAAGCGATTTTAAACAGCCAATTTCGCGAGGATCTGTATTATCGTTTGAATGTCATTCCGGTTTTTTTACCGCCGCTGCGCGAACGCCTGGAAGATATTCCGTTGTTGATCGAACATTTTGTCAAACAATACAGCGCGGCCAACCAGAAGTCGGTTCTGGGCATATCCGATGAGGCGCTGCAAATGTGCATGAGTTATCACTGGCCCGGCAATGTGCGTGAATTGGAAAACGCCATTGAAAACAGCATCGTGCTCGGTGAGGGAGACACGATTCTGCCCGAGCATTTGCCCTTCACGGTCAGCCTGCGCAATCGCCCCTTTACCGGCACCAATTCCTTCATTGCCAGCGGCCAAACCTATCGCGAAAAAATGGAAGCCGCTGAAAAACTCGTGCTCGAAGACGCCATCCGGCGCGCCGGTGGGAACAAGTCTGAAGCGGCAAAACGCCTGGGGATTAGTCTGCGCACGATGCGCTATAAAATTCATAAGTACAATTTGTAGCAAATACCTCTCGTTCAAACTCTGGCGGCAGAACTCTCCGCGCCGCTGCTTCCCGCCCCAAATCGATTTCCTTTCGTCGATGTTATTTCCCGTCTTGCTTATTGCCAAAAAATTGATTAGTTGTCTTCGGGAATGACGGGAGATATCGTATGCGCAATTTCGTGAAGAATTTCATGCAATGGGATGTTGGATGAGTCCTGCTATTGCTGCGAGCTTGATAAGCTTTCTCGATCACAACCCGGCAGACTTGGAGCATTTTTCCGCAGCTTGGTTGCATCAGAGAACCACCGAACAGCGATATCGAAGCTCATTACTCATTAAAGTTTAATATCCTCAGGAGCCTCTCATGCCTCCTCTCAACGCAGGCGCGCTGGTCGCGCAGGTTTTGAAACAAGCGGGCGTCAAAAATCTGTTTACGTTGTGCGGCGGCCACATCGCTCCGATTTATCTTGCTGCTGCCAAAATGGGCATACGCGTGATCGACACGCGGCACGAACAGGCCGCAGCGCATGCCGCAGACGGCTGGGCGCGCCAAACACGCTCACTTGGCGTCGTCGTGGTCACAGCCGGGCCGGGCGCGACCGACGCCGTCACCGGCGTTGCCAATGCCTTCTTTGCGAATACTCCCATGCTCGTGCTTGCCGGCGCGGCGCCGGTGAAAGAATCCGATCGCGGCGCGCTGCAGGAAATGAATCAAATCGAACTCTTCAAGCCCCTCACCAAATGGGCGCGCCGTGTGACTGAGCCGGATCGCGTTGGAGAGTATGTTGCAGCCGCGATTCGGCAGGCAACGTCTGGCTTGCCGGGTCCGGTTTATCTGGAATTGCCTATTGATGTTCTGCTTGCGCCGATCAATGCTGAGGAGATGTCGCGCCAGCATTCGCTGTTCGCGGCGGAACCCTCTGCCGCCAGCGCCGACGGCATCATGATCGCCGCCAGCATGCTCAACAGCGCGCATGCCCCGGTGATTCTCGGCGGCAGCAATTTGTGGTGGGGAGAGGCGCACGAGGCCTTTGAAAAAATGGCGGCGAAACTCAACGCGCCGATTTTTCTCAACGGACTTGCTCGCGGCTGCATTGCGCCGGCGCATCCACTTTTTTTTCAGCATGCGCGCAAAGAGGCCTTCAAACAAGCGGATGTCGTCGTGATCGTCGGCACGCCGCTTGACTTTCGCCTGGGCTATGGCAAGTTCAATCCCAAAGCCAAGCTGATTTTGATCGACAAAACCGATACCCATTTCGGCCAGAATCGCAATCATGATGTGGGGCTGGCGGGCGACTTGAGTCTTGTGCTGCAAGAGCTGACGGATGCGATTCATCCCGTGGCGTTGCGCCAGGAATGGTTCGATTTCATCAAGCAAGCCGAGCAAAAGACGCACGCTGAACTTGAAAAAATGATGCAAAGCGACGCATTGCCGATGAATCACTATCGCTTGCTGGCCGAGGTAATAAAATTCATTGACGATAAAACCATTGTGATCGGCGATGGCGGTGACTTTGTCGCCTGCGCTTCACGCGTCGTGCCGGTACTTAAACCTGGCAATTGGATGGATCCTGGTCCGTTCGGATGTCTCGGCGTTGGGCCGTCGTTCGCGCTCGCCGCAAAGTTGGCGAAGCCGGATCACAAAGTGCTGATTCTGCACGGCGATGGCAGCTTTGGCCTCAACGGTATGGAATTCGACACCGCGATCCGCCATCATCTCCCTATTGTTTCACTCATTGGAAATGATTCGGGCTGGGGCCAGATTCGCAATCCGCAAGTTGCTTTGTTGGGTGAGAAGGCCTCGATTGCAACGGATCTGGCAGAGACGCGCTATGAAAAAATGGTGGAGGCGTTGGGCGGCTATGGCGAGTGGGTGGAGAAGCCGGAAGAAGTCGTGCCGGCATTGAAGCGCGCGTTTTCGATGGGCGTGGCAGGGTGTGTGAACGTTCGTATTGATCCCAAAACCTTGCGCGGCACCGTGGATCTCATGCGAGGATTGAGCATTTGATTATTTTTCAGCTCGTAATTTTGCAGGATCATTTTGACAGGATGACAACCCATGAATCATCGTAAATTTTGGTGCTGGACAATAGGTATAACTCTCGGGGCCGGGGGCATGCTGCTTGAAATTCCTGCTCAGAATCCCAAGTTTGGCGAACGGGTCGATCGTGGCCTTATCGAGCATAAACCCATCAAAGAAGCCTCCGGCCTGGCGGCGAGTCGAAAGAATTCTCAGGTGTTGTGGACGCACAATGATTCCGGCGGCAAAAATTGCATTTATGCCCTCGACACGCACGGCAAGCATCTCGGCGTTTACACCATTGCCGGCGTCACCGCGCGCGATTGGGAGGATATCGCGTTGGGCCCCGGACCAATTGCCGGTCAAGATTATCTTTATATCGGAGATCTCGGCGATAATTCTGCGCGCCAATCGCTTAAGTACATTCATCGCATTCCCGAGCCGGTTGTCAGTGCCAAGCAAGCACCGGTAGACTCGACGCTTTCCGGGGCAGAGACGATCACGGTACAGTATCCGGATCGCCCGCATGATGCAGAAACCCTGATGATCGATCCCTTGACGAATGATTTGTATATCGTT
Above is a genomic segment from Cytophagia bacterium CHB2 containing:
- a CDS encoding T9SS type A sorting domain-containing protein — encoded protein: MLMRQDDFNRQPICRQVDRVRASVIASMLLFYSFNYAQETGFVSFVSDTDLDNAIICSADGRNVYAGGINTIAVFQRRDGVDTLEVVQVLNNDHEGVRDVYNVTDLALAPDGRYLYGVCQNQQTLLLFARDTSTGNITLKQVIHDSAFGRQRGTRPFVERNHKLLMSPEGRHLYWFYSGVGLVAAFARDIESGEITKVQVLKNGAPELGGFNVPAWIAISPDGKHLYGGGKNGTKIVILGRSLNTGRIDYQNLYDTGPTPDGRWERGGITASPGGEIIYVINLFAGKLFVFARGEADGELQVRQTINHNSLKNLVTSPDGSQIYFLHYNNASYFALYQIDDSTGQLTVVDDHLLKIDYYTSDQPSRICMSPNGDAIYMIDGRSRHSIFKRDVSTGALSLAQQFKNNIGGTDRLRGSRSIEVSPDGRFLYVGTRFEDAGISTFSRQQAKGALALVRSDSLASLNAMVMAPDGRHLYVSSFEKGTLTTFAIDPASGDLQLVQTRHDSLVVPTYLEWGGAMVFSPEGSHLYLNDKMFLRVYQRNPQTGELALVQKLDGRPHGLFEIVSMALSPEGRNFYCNHVGNDLLQKIATFERNTQTGELSFRSRLMIRNVSDWAGMAIKVSPEGRHVYATTADSDADADGEPAIAILKRDALSGELGFAHRLDFHGWGEVRDLEISADGLAVYALVGGIGYGASMLAFFDRDSVSGQLMQRESFQSWKDDVYGMFDPADLELSPDGRFLYVADLGGVATFATGRSNPMAVAGNPVDHTLPTTPSLYQNYPNPFNPSTTIRFDLSRAGKIKLAVYNLSGELVRLLANGDFAAGAHRVEFNASSLASGIYFYRLESEGFAATRKLAVIR
- a CDS encoding YihA family ribosome biogenesis GTP-binding protein, with translation MRIAAAEFIISAAQRAQFPKDDLPQIAFCGRSNVGKSSLINCLVGRKNLARTSSTPGKTRQLNFYRLTQTGEFHRSFYFVDLPGYGYAKVSQTEREAWRRLIEGYFEQVRTLRAAIAIIDSRHGALESDLELLLWFVSLKLPVIVVATKTDKLSNNQRANRRREIVSSLAHLQIAHVLMFSAQTDFGRKELWQTINQCL
- a CDS encoding alanine--glyoxylate aminotransferase family protein, which gives rise to MRSRLFTPGPTQIPEAVRLAAGAMFPYHRGPAFKEIFQELQANLQYFFQTQQEVVLLTASGTGGMEACVCNLFNPGDKVIVIEGGKFGERWAELGRAYGLSVISAMPTWGDALDLEVFEGVVKATNGLTGVFCTHSETSTGGFTDVKRLAEIVHAHSEALVVVDGITSVGVLPFYFDAWGIDACVSGSQKGAMAPPGLAFVALSQRAWQKHKHSTQPRYYFDFTAAHKAAQEQGTAWTPAITTVVSLAESLRRMRANGLESYWQHYARLASAMRAGIQALGLEIFPQVPSNALTAVKVPNGINGKAFTGLLRSKYGITVAGGQGQLKGKIFRVTHMGDYDHLDMIGLMAAIEMALAELGWPVEWGRGLAAMQRAFNEQHDNAV
- a CDS encoding T9SS type A sorting domain-containing protein, which produces MTEQFLNRVTGRVESWAEKVRCHLILGICFLITSTSAFSQPAGFVSYIADTHLGYSITCSPDGKNVYAGGAFTLVAFAHNADHSLTTLQVLNNDVADIRGIHNIIDLAVTPDGRFLYAVEIINQSLLLFSRDTSTGEITLVESFRDSAFTSFYQTIPFVEYNYELLISADGSHLYWLYSPASNYSDNVIAVFARDKQSGSIRKIQALKNGDANLGGFKVPSSLAISPDGRFLYGAGYNGYKVLVMARDQLTGQISFEKVYDTDSTRVGSWLASTILVSPDGTSVYATNFGSSRLLVFTRNTEDGNLSLLDKISQPGPRAILMSNSGSHVYLGRNGDIAAFTRETESGQLNLTQVIDGSFTTAASLTLCPIDLSILLSSENAVTIFGVDSIFGELTLSNKVSNHFGGTDRLHVSRSVEVSPDGEFVYVGAQGDDAGINIFGRNSHDGRLTLTEFYPLPNARVMVMSPDGEHLYVTKNEKTPFEAFARDRRTGGLRQLPTMPNDGSGAGRDFSMTFTPDGLHLYVTTDTELTVYRRDPGSGVLERLQKINGRDYNSYRMQALAVAPDGAHAYWSGSHPNPVYDHISIFSRDSNTGQMIFADELNLDPLSAATAMHVSPDGRHLYAATIDRDADFDGEPVISVFERDRISGVLRPIQNLTLPGWCEIRDLTFTPDGQILYALATCTGYSSGMVAFLERDSTSGRLSLKEQFESWTNGVYGMFDPFELALAPDQTHLYVADLGGVATFATGRSNTTAVAGNPVDQALPTTPSLSQNYPNPFNPVTVITLDLPKATHVALIIYDVLGRRVRTLIDEPMEAGYHARIWDGHNHQGVSVASGVYFYRLHTPEFDKVRKMLVVR
- a CDS encoding sigma-54-dependent Fis family transcriptional regulator, encoding MARILIAEDDRNTLSGLVQILTQEGHEVAGVESGKKALRSLERENFDILLTDLKMAEIDGMQLYENSRAINPEMKTIVMTAFSSVKDAVEAMKRGVYEYLTKPLNLDELFVILKKAEEEQRLRQENEELRDRLQQQYRYEGIIGKSPAMQQVFRTIAKVAKSQATILIRGESGTGKELVARAIHYNSPRAAGPLIEISCSAFPETLLESELFGYEKGAFTGAAARKFGRVELAHAGTIFLDEIGDISSSVQTKLLRLLQEKEISRLGSTESIHVDVRVITATNRDLEQAILNSQFREDLYYRLNVIPVFLPPLRERLEDIPLLIEHFVKQYSAANQKSVLGISDEALQMCMSYHWPGNVRELENAIENSIVLGEGDTILPEHLPFTVSLRNRPFTGTNSFIASGQTYREKMEAAEKLVLEDAIRRAGGNKSEAAKRLGISLRTMRYKIHKYNL